One genomic segment of Flagellimonas marinaquae includes these proteins:
- a CDS encoding glycosyltransferase family 4 protein — protein sequence MKICITRTEKHAYSETFIRDQIKEFKSLCETYTIHSGRYPERMENGSLLNPYLFWIFHKMIKILVGRNNYFSDYGVKKYLNKNKIDVVLANYGMSASHMVAPCKALNIPLIVIFHGHDATDKKLLNEYKHKYVKLFDYASNIIVVSNDMKSQLIGLGAPKSKIQIIPCGVNTSMFESNTEPAQQKTFLAVGRLTAKKGPLYTIKAFNSVLQKHPDSKLIFVGNKNGLYNECQDLISNLGIGKSVTFTGILSQKEISILMKSSLAFVQHSITAPNGDMEGSPVSIMEAASSGLPIVSTKHAGIKELVVHNKTGFLVDEKDINKMAEYMTELCNNFQLAKSMGMAGRNHMEQHYEQKRQIGKLYDLAKDIVSSKK from the coding sequence ATGAAAATCTGCATTACACGAACAGAAAAACACGCATATTCCGAAACCTTCATTAGGGACCAAATAAAGGAATTCAAATCACTTTGCGAAACATATACCATTCATAGTGGGAGGTATCCGGAGAGAATGGAAAACGGCAGTCTTTTAAACCCATATCTCTTTTGGATTTTTCACAAAATGATAAAAATCCTGGTGGGCAGAAATAACTACTTTAGCGATTATGGAGTAAAAAAATATCTCAATAAAAATAAAATCGATGTTGTCCTAGCGAATTACGGAATGAGTGCATCTCATATGGTCGCCCCTTGTAAAGCCCTGAATATACCCTTAATAGTCATTTTTCATGGACATGATGCAACGGACAAAAAATTACTAAATGAATACAAACACAAATATGTAAAATTGTTTGACTATGCCTCAAACATAATTGTTGTTTCAAACGACATGAAATCACAACTCATTGGACTCGGTGCCCCGAAAAGCAAAATACAAATTATTCCTTGTGGAGTAAATACTTCAATGTTTGAGTCGAACACCGAGCCTGCTCAACAAAAAACATTTCTAGCAGTAGGAAGGTTAACCGCAAAAAAAGGACCATTGTACACAATTAAAGCATTTAATTCAGTCTTACAAAAACATCCGGATTCAAAACTAATTTTTGTAGGGAACAAAAATGGCCTCTACAACGAATGTCAAGATTTGATCTCGAATCTTGGCATAGGAAAATCTGTAACCTTCACTGGAATTTTAAGTCAAAAAGAAATTTCAATTTTAATGAAATCTTCACTGGCTTTTGTTCAGCATTCAATTACAGCTCCAAATGGGGACATGGAAGGTTCTCCTGTCAGTATTATGGAAGCTGCATCTTCCGGTCTACCAATAGTAAGCACAAAACACGCAGGCATCAAAGAACTTGTTGTTCATAATAAAACTGGTTTTTTGGTCGATGAAAAAGACATAAATAAAATGGCAGAATACATGACCGAATTATGTAATAATTTTCAGTTAGCTAAATCTATGGGGATGGCAGGAAGAAACCATATGGAACAGCATTATGAACAAAAAAGACAAATAGGCAAGCTTTACGATTTAGCCAAGGATATAGTTTCATCTAAAAAATAA
- a CDS encoding glycosyltransferase family 2 protein: MNPQEKESPKISVIISTYNAEEWLKKVLWGFNCQIFKDFEVVIADDGSGPKTKELLDEMSENVFYNIIHVWQEDDGFQKSRILNKAVEACNAEYIIMTDGDCIPREDFVEVHYINKEPRYFISGGYYMLPMNISKLITLEDIEKQNCFNIHWLKEKGIPKTFKNNKLTASGLFSKLLNTITPTNASWNGHNSSGWKKDILNVNGFDERMQYGGQDRELGERLFNFGIKSKQLRYSAVCVHLDHKRGYKTPESIAKNQAIRKETRSNKLVWTHYGITK; encoded by the coding sequence ATGAACCCACAGGAAAAAGAATCTCCGAAAATATCAGTAATCATAAGTACGTACAATGCCGAAGAGTGGTTAAAAAAAGTACTTTGGGGCTTCAATTGCCAAATCTTCAAGGATTTTGAAGTGGTTATTGCCGATGATGGATCTGGTCCAAAGACCAAAGAATTATTGGATGAGATGTCCGAAAATGTTTTTTACAATATTATCCATGTTTGGCAGGAGGACGATGGTTTCCAGAAGTCAAGGATCCTTAACAAGGCAGTCGAAGCTTGCAATGCGGAGTATATTATAATGACGGATGGTGATTGTATTCCAAGAGAAGACTTTGTGGAGGTGCATTACATTAACAAAGAACCCAGGTATTTTATTTCGGGAGGGTACTACATGTTGCCCATGAACATATCCAAGTTGATTACACTGGAGGATATTGAAAAACAAAACTGCTTTAACATCCATTGGCTCAAAGAAAAGGGGATTCCAAAAACTTTTAAAAACAATAAACTAACGGCGAGTGGCCTATTCTCTAAATTGCTCAATACCATAACTCCGACGAACGCTAGTTGGAACGGACATAACTCTTCGGGTTGGAAGAAGGATATTTTGAACGTGAACGGTTTTGATGAGCGGATGCAATACGGCGGGCAGGATCGCGAACTGGGTGAACGTTTGTTCAATTTTGGAATAAAATCTAAGCAATTGCGCTATAGTGCCGTTTGTGTGCATTTAGATCATAAACGAGGCTATAAAACGCCCGAATCCATTGCAAAGAACCAAGCCATACGTAAGGAGACCAGATCTAACAAATTGGTGTGGACGCACTATGGCATTACCAAATAA
- a CDS encoding glycosyltransferase family 2 protein has protein sequence MAGLRTPKQKLSALIITYNEIGYIEKCIDSVSFTDEIVVVDSYSTDGTYEYLLSHPKVRVIQNPFKNFTAQKSFALKQSSNDWVLFLDADEVVTKSLQTEIIETINKENADEAYWFYRQFMFQNERLNFSGWQTDKNYRLFRKSKAHFTDKKIVHETLVVDGTSGILQEKLIHYCYKDYQDYKGKMLKYGQLKAKEDFYREKHFNYLLMIIKPAWKFFNHYILRLGILDGKKGWTICYLNALGVLERFRELKRLEKKNQLAYYLVMP, from the coding sequence ATGGCTGGATTACGCACCCCAAAGCAAAAATTATCAGCACTCATAATCACCTATAACGAAATTGGATACATTGAGAAATGTATCGATTCCGTTTCTTTTACTGATGAAATCGTGGTTGTAGACTCTTACAGTACGGACGGCACATACGAGTATCTGTTAAGCCATCCGAAGGTAAGGGTAATTCAAAATCCATTTAAAAATTTTACTGCACAGAAATCCTTTGCGCTAAAGCAATCCTCTAATGATTGGGTCTTGTTTTTAGATGCAGATGAAGTTGTGACCAAAAGTCTGCAAACAGAAATTATTGAAACCATCAATAAGGAAAACGCAGATGAAGCCTATTGGTTCTACCGCCAGTTTATGTTCCAAAACGAGCGATTGAACTTTAGCGGTTGGCAAACAGACAAAAATTATAGATTGTTCCGCAAAAGCAAAGCACATTTCACCGATAAAAAAATAGTTCACGAAACCTTGGTTGTCGATGGAACATCTGGAATTCTCCAAGAAAAGCTTATCCATTATTGCTACAAGGACTATCAGGACTACAAGGGCAAAATGTTGAAATATGGCCAACTAAAAGCAAAAGAGGATTTTTATAGGGAAAAACACTTCAACTACCTTTTAATGATTATAAAGCCAGCGTGGAAATTCTTTAACCACTACATTTTGCGCCTAGGAATTCTTGATGGCAAAAAAGGATGGACTATTTGCTATTTAAACGCCCTTGGTGTTTTGGAGAGGTTCCGAGAATTAAAAAGGTTGGAAAAAAAGAATCAACTGGCCTATTATTTGGTAATGCCATAG
- a CDS encoding 2,3,4,5-tetrahydropyridine-2,6-dicarboxylate N-succinyltransferase, translating to MTGLRALIEQAWDNRSLLEDEKTQMAIREVIDLIDLGELRCAEPTENGWQINEWVKKAVVLYFPIQKMEVLEAGIFEYHDKIPLKRGYKEKGVRVVPHAVARHGAYISKGTILMPSYVNIGAYVDEGTMVDTWATVGSCAQIGKNVHLSGGVGIGGVLEPLQAAPVIIEDNAFIGSRCIVVEGVRVEKEAVLGANVVLTASTKIIDVTGSEPVELKGRVPARSVVIPGSYTKNFPAGDYQVPCALIIGKRKESTDKKTSLNNALREHNVAV from the coding sequence ATGACAGGACTTAGAGCATTGATCGAGCAAGCATGGGACAATAGATCATTATTGGAAGACGAAAAGACCCAGATGGCCATTAGAGAAGTAATAGACCTTATTGATCTTGGCGAGCTTCGATGCGCAGAACCCACGGAAAATGGTTGGCAAATAAATGAATGGGTAAAAAAAGCGGTAGTGCTATACTTCCCCATACAAAAAATGGAGGTCCTCGAAGCTGGTATTTTTGAATATCACGACAAGATTCCCTTGAAAAGAGGATACAAAGAAAAAGGTGTTCGTGTGGTACCCCATGCCGTGGCAAGGCACGGAGCTTATATTTCCAAAGGAACCATTTTAATGCCAAGTTATGTAAACATTGGTGCCTATGTGGACGAGGGGACCATGGTGGATACTTGGGCCACGGTGGGCAGTTGTGCTCAAATTGGTAAAAACGTCCATTTAAGTGGTGGTGTAGGTATCGGTGGGGTTTTAGAACCATTGCAAGCTGCTCCAGTAATTATTGAGGACAATGCATTTATCGGCTCCAGATGTATTGTTGTGGAAGGGGTCCGTGTTGAAAAGGAGGCTGTTTTGGGAGCAAATGTGGTTTTAACGGCTTCTACGAAAATTATTGATGTAACAGGGAGTGAGCCTGTTGAACTGAAAGGTCGTGTTCCCGCAAGATCGGTTGTGATACCGGGCAGCTACACCAAAAATTTTCCTGCCGGAGATTACCAAGTGCCATGCGCCTTGATCATTGGCAAACGAAAGGAGAGCACCGACAAGAAAACATCGTTGAACAATGCCTTGCGCGAGCACAATGTTGCAGTTTAG
- the ruvX gene encoding Holliday junction resolvase RuvX, giving the protein MARVLALDFGKVRTGIAVTDELQLIASGLTTVDTKDLLKFLEDYIKKESVERFVVGLPKQMDNTASESEALIQDFLKQLSAKFPAMPVERQDERFTSKMAFQSMLDSGMKKKKRRDKALVDEISATLILQAYLNRF; this is encoded by the coding sequence TTGGCAAGAGTTTTGGCATTGGATTTTGGAAAAGTGCGTACGGGAATTGCGGTCACCGATGAGCTTCAGTTGATTGCCTCTGGATTGACCACCGTTGACACCAAGGACCTGTTAAAGTTTTTGGAAGACTATATAAAAAAGGAATCGGTGGAACGTTTTGTGGTGGGATTGCCCAAACAAATGGACAATACGGCCTCCGAGTCCGAAGCTCTCATCCAAGACTTCCTAAAGCAGTTGTCGGCCAAGTTTCCAGCTATGCCCGTTGAACGCCAAGATGAAAGGTTTACTTCTAAAATGGCATTCCAGTCCATGTTGGACAGTGGTATGAAAAAGAAGAAAAGAAGGGATAAGGCCTTGGTCGATGAAATAAGCGCCACATTGATTTTGCAGGCCTATTTAAACAGATTTTAA